NNNNNNNNNNNNNNNNNNNNNNNNNNNNNNNNNNNNNNNNNNNNNNNNNNNNNNNNNNNNNNNNNNNNNNNNNNNNNNNNNNNNNNNNNNNNNNNNNNNNNNNNNNNNNNNNNNNNNNNNNNNNNNNNNNNNNNNNNNNNNNNNNNNNNNNNNNNNNNNNNNNNNNNNNNNNNNNNNNNNNNNNNNNNNNNNNNNNNNNNNNNNNNNNNNNNNNNNNNNNNNNNNNNNNNNNNNNNNNNNNNNNNNNNNNNNNNNNNNNNNNNNNNNNNNNNNNNNNNNNNNNNNNNNNNNNNNNNNNNNNNNNNNNNNNNNNNNNNNNNNNNNNNNNNNNNNNNNNNNNNNNNNNNNNNNNNNNNNNNNNNNNNNNNNNNNNNNNNNNNNNNNNNNNNNNNNNNNNNNNNNNNNNNNNNNNNNNNNtggacttgcaaactttatatgccccagtacaggggaacgccagggccaaaagggggagtgggtgggtaggggagtgggggtgggtgggtatgggggacttttgggatagcattggaaatgtaaacgaggaaaatacctaataaaaaattttaaaaaaaattcaaattcccACCATCAACATGaaagttcacaatcatctgtataGCTGCAGtctactcacatacataagataaataaataaatctttaaaaatataaaggaaaagaaaatatccagagaaAACAGTTAACCAAGGGAAATAGAATATCTAAGCTAATCATCtagataaaatatagataaataaaaacactttcaGAAAAGTATGTAAGAAATCACAGCAAACTGATGACTTGGCAGCCTTCTGCCCATCAGGAGAGCCTTTGGTGGGATGATGCCCTTTCTGGCAGGAACTTATCCTGATAGCTGCTTGTCTCTGATAGGTCCTACAGTGGGTTTGTGAGAGGATAGTATATAATAGTGTAAACAAGCCTGCCTAGAACTTTGGAAATAGGGAGGCATTGCTAGACAAGCTGAGCTTCAGTGCCAGGGGGTAGTGATTGAAACCTTCTGTGAGTTCCTTATGTAGCCAAGACTGCGTGTGATTTTACCAAGGGGGGAAATCCCCACAATGGCCAGCTTTTGGAAAAGTTCCTTCCTCCTGTGCATAAACACTATGGCTTTCTGTGAAAAcagatgtgcatgtgtatatgccagTGTGTGTAGGCAGAAACCCAAGGTCTGTCTGTGTTGGATGCCCACCAATGGTCCCTTCTAGTTTCCTGGATTCTACAGATGCTCTAAGTCAAACACACAGCTAAAGATTTGATACTGGGGTCCACATgaattatccattcatcagctgatAAACACCTAAGCTGTTTCCAGACCCAGCTCTTGAGAATAGAGCAATGTTGAACATGAACGAGCAGGTATATTTCTGGAGTAGACAACAGGGTCCTTTGGATATATACCAGGAATGAATCGTCTAACTGGGCCATACAGTAAGTCTGTTTGTAGATTTTTGAGTGACCTCTGCACTGATTTGCATAGTCAGCCCAGCCTTTTACATGGACTCAGGTACTTGTGCTTGCTTGTGACACAGGTACTTCAtcaactgagccatatccccagtaCTCCCTAGGTGTCTTAAAGCAAACCTTTCCATCTTCCATTgctctgtttttcttattttgtgttgttttcgaTGTTGTAgtcaatttttgagacagagtatataacagccctggctgttgtaCATAGTCCAACATCAGGTAGACCAGGGttgcctcgaattcagagatccacctgcctttgccttccagttATCGTAGACAGGACAGTGACAGTACTAAGTTTGTTCTGCCACTGTTTGCAGCCTTTCAGCATGTAAGCTTCTCTGAGTGGGCACACTTCCTTTGGAGTGCTGTGGGGCTGCATCTTTCACTGCTAGGGATTGACTTGCTGGTAAATACTGTCTTGTTATTAGGCTGTACAGCATGCTAGCATCTTATTTGTCATGCCTTACACCTTTCTCTAAGTCCATTCATTTCTTCCATTTAACCATCTTATTAACATAATAAGCTGTGTGCTCTTATCTTTATGTTGCACATTTATTCAGGAATCTGATTAATggttatttcattgttacttacTAGCTATGTAACAAAACTTATTTCATTAACaattttcccatctgtaaaatatGTAGACTTACATAGACTTTTCTGCTATAGTTTTGAGTAGTAAATGtttttgtatataaatgtgtgtgtgtttaggtatatAGTTGCATATATAACATACTTAGGGCTAGGATTGGTAAGCATTCTGaagtgtttgcttttgtgtttaaGTGTATAGATTGAATTTGGCTGCCTAAGACCTGAGCAACCGACAGCACAAGTGGACATATTGAAGGAGGGAGGGTCTCCAAATGCCCCACCCCATACATGTGTCTGATTGCTGACAgagaattagtcttccccagggaggtACCCCCTAAttgattatcattttttttaactttttattggttctttgtgaatttcatattatgtatcccaatcccactcatctctctgtcccttcatatcttccctctgcccttgcaactcccccccccaataaaataacaataacagtgacaactacaacaaaaaccaaagtgaaAAAATCTCCTCTTGGAAGCTGTAATGTGTCACATAATGTACCCTTTTGTCCGAATGCCTTTATTTGTAGATACTCATTACATTGAATCGTTGTCAGTACCGGATCCTCACTGGGTCTCCTctcggatatcctgttgttgctctgtgtcatggagatcctgcagcacAATTTAGTCTGCAAGACAGCCCCTTAACTCGCtccagttcatagatggggtagatgttttGGGATGATCCAAAGCCCAGTATCTGGGCCTGAATAGTAGCTGAGttacccacaccaccagggcaaaCTCTCCAGCACAGCcccagctagctcacccaatgctgtagccagtgaggggcagggcctgCTCTCATGGGGTTGGGAGGGTTACCAGTTGGTTATATAATAGAATGTGATCAGCCTTAAagtcatacacatacaacacTAAAGGAACTCAATAggtttaattatatatttaatgcatttatatctgtatatataacaataataaaagaggTCATAATTTAAGGGGGATATGGAAAGGATGGAAAAGAGGgaatgatataattctattttaattaccCTGCTAAGAGGCAAGAAACTTGGATATACTGTCTATGGTTGGGTAACTACTTTTCACTGACATCCAGTGATAGCAACATGGATTTTGGGTAAACATTTCCATCTTCCAAAGTGTTTAAGTaaatagcttttttttcccctgagatgtgcactgtttttttttttttcatttagaaatagACTTTTTAATGCCTAAATTGCACCATAATTTATTGAAGTATGCTAAAATTCTTTATTCTTTGGGATATACAAGTGTTTATCAGAACTCTGTTATTTAACTTTTCCAATTATCTTAACTCACACAGAAAGTGACATGCATGCTGATGCTGTAAAAATGTGTATATTGGGGGTCTTGCAGACTGGTGGTTACTCTTTCTAAACTTGtccctttctgcttctttaaTTAGTATAGGTCTTTGAGATATGAGtctgaatttattttgtttgtatgggtgttgcctgcatgtatgtctgtgcaccatatataCACctagtgcccaaggaggtcagaacaCAACAGCTCTCCTGGTGCtgcaggtgctgagaactgaacttgggttctctgaaagaacagcaagtacaccccctccccctgccgccctttttttttttttttaagatttattttatgtatgttgctCTCTTGAgttacaccagaagagggcatcagatctcattatggttagttgggagccaccatgtggttggtgggaattgaactcaggacctctggaggaacagcagttaaccgctgagccatctcaccagcagtgCTATACACTCTGGGTTTGCAAAAATTTATAATGACATCTGTTTGCCAGTAGATATGTGTACCATACAGAGCGGCTCTACTGTCTTAGACCCTCTGTGTTTCACCTATCTATTCTTTCCTCCAACCTGTCACCTGGcaaccactgatttttttttttaagtatcttacTATTTTTGCCTTTTCCAGAGTGGCAGATACTTTGATTCATGGCAGTGTTCCCCTTCAGACTGGCTCCTTTCAGTATTAAGTACTGTTTCctacatttcttcattttctttatagtaCAGAATAAAATCCATTGTGCATTCTACAATTTATCCACTCATACACTAAAGGACGACTTAACTTGCTTCCATGTAGAGTAGACTCAAGTTTTTACTTCCTTTGGAACTTCAGATCATCTAGTAAGAAGTTGTCAGACTAAAGGCTGAATGTGGTGGTGTATACCtagaattccagcacttgggtggtagaGCCAAGAGGAGCTTACAATTTTGAGCCCAGTCTTGGctatatatagtgagtttgagatcaaccagactacatagtgagaccccgtctTAGAAGAAACGTTGCCAGAGAGGATCTGAGAAAAGTTGGAAAAGAAGGAatgtgatttgttgttgttgttgttagtggtaaTAATAAAGAAGGGTTCTgttgagagaggaaagggagcaCAGGTTGGGGGCAAGCTGTCCTCCCAGGTAGCTGTGAAGGGAACTTGTTAGTGCtccactccccagccccagccttggTACTGTCAGAACTCTGAACTGAGACCATTGTTGTACGGTTACTTTAATAGTGGTGTGGTGTTCCACATCATTTCATCCATCTGTCTTCCACCTCATCATCTTTGTGAAGAGTTTTATCAAGGTATTTGAATTCTTAGTTTTCTAggcttttctgtttgtatttgttgttttgaaacaaggtttcactgtatgcctaggctggcctgaagcttAATTCTAGGTGTAGGAATTACAGTGTATCTTCACTGTGGCTGGCTTTCAGCCCACTTCCTaaaagtcttgttttcttttttttttttaaagatttattattctaagtacactgtagctgtcttcagacgcaccagaagagggcatcagatctcgttacggatggttgtgagccaccatgtggttaccgGGATTttaactctggaccttcagaagagcagtcggtgctcttaaccaatgagccatctctccagcccccaaagtctTGTTTTCTATTACTGAGTTTTGAGagctcttttgttttttcaagacagaatgtctctgtgtatccctggctgtcctggaactctgtagaccagaatggccttgaactcacagaaattcacctgcgtTTGCCcttggagtgctaggattaaagatgtgtactaccaCCACCTGGttctatgtatgtttgtgtaacaGTCTTCTAATATATCTTgaaatttttcttgtttatgaatgtctttttattttcttggctaTCTCTAGAGGAGCCTAGATTTTCTAATTCTGATGAAAATCAGCTTATGGATTGATTGTACATTTGATGGTATATTGTGCAGGTCATTGCCAAGGCAAcaacatttagatttttttcttttgcttttattagtTTGTACCTTTGTATTTTACATCtcagtctgtattttttttttttcctgtggtagGGCAGGCACGTGTGTGCCGTGGTGTGCATGTGGGGATCACAGGGCAAGTTGCAGGAGGagttttctttctaccatgtaggttctagTGATTgaattcaggctgtcaggcttggtggcaagtgtctttagtcactgagccatttgTCCACCTGtagtgttttaaattaattttgtgacAAGGGTAACTTctatattgaaattatttttttgtggCTCATTAACCCAACACCTTTTGTTGGAACACTGTCTTTTATGTGCTCCATTCCCTCTGTTTCTTGTATACAATCAAACATTGGTATTtttagatttttggttttgttttgtttttgagatagccTAGATTATCTCTGTATATAGACTAGCCTCAAATTATTGTTCTCTTCATAATTcacccttccaagtgctggggttacagtatGAGCTTCCATGCCCCGTTCCATACCATCTTGGGTACTACAAGTCCTCCATTATCTGCTCAGGTCTTAAACATTTGTTAAGGTTTATATCTTAATGTCCCGCTTTGGGTGTGCTAATGTACATGGTCTTGTAGTTTCAGACACCATTGTTTGCTGCTGCATGTGGGGCAGCCAGCTTTATAGATTAACCTTAATGTGAATGCTCATTGGATCTGAGAtcattttgttgattcttcaGATTTTCTGCATAGACCTCTaggtcaagacccctttggggacacatatcaaatatcctgatATCAgatacattacaattcataacagtagcaaaatctgaagaagcaacaaaaattattttattgtttggggggtcacaacaacatgagaaactggattaaaggtcacagcattaggaaggttgagaaccactggcctagacaGCTACCAGTAAAGAcacttctgttctttccttcctaatCTTTCTTGCATTAGCCTGGTTCCTAATCTTAATGAGAAATTTAACCTTTAAGTTTAGTGTTACAggattcttttaacttttttgaagacttattttatgtaggtacattgtcgctgtcttcagacacaccagaagagggcatcagatcccattacagatggttgtaagccaccaccatggctgctgtggttgctgggaattgaactcagaacctctggaagagcagtcaatgctcttaaccactaagccatctctccagccccctaaaacTGTTATGAAGCTAAGAGGTGTAGTATTGCTGAGAGTTTTTATCAAGAAGTACTAGATTTTGCCAAGtggttttttttctcatcttataTGATTAAATGATACTTTTTTTGCTTAACCTAATGCTATGAATTAGCAAATATCTAAAGATTGAGCCAGTCTTGAGTACTTAGAATAAATTTTGACTTGGGAGTggttatgtaattttttttttagtgttgtATTTGACTTACCtcatattttgttgaagatatttcggTCTTTTCTTGAGATATTAGCCTTTAGAGgttttttgtgttgtgttgttttgtacCTTTAGCATTGAGGTAATACTTCATAGACTTCATAGAATGCATTAGGAagtgtctcttctttttttttttttttttttttttttttttttttttttggttttttgagacagggtttctctgtatagccctggctgtcctgaaacttgctttgtagaccaggctggcctcaaactcagaaatccacttgcctctgcctcctgagtgctgggattaaaggcgtgcgccaccacgcctggctgctttctgttttaaaaaattattaggtaCTGAATCCGTTTCTGTAGATCAGGCCTACTCAGATTGCCTCTACATTTGTAAGCTTTGTCAGACAATGTTTTTCAGAGAATTGTTTCATCTAGTGGATCAAATTTGTAGGCATGGGGGTATTCATAGTATTTTTTTACGATTCTTTTAATGTCGATACATGTGTAGCTGCACCTGATGCACAGTCCTgcatttggtttcttttgttcGCACTGCTGGAAGCACAAGGGGTTTTCTTCTATTTGCAGGGAGAGAGTAAGGATCCACTGTGATAAACTGGCAGGGCTCCATGTCTGCCAGAGTCCTATTAGAgcttttctcttgctttcctgctcTGATTCCCTAGCAGCACACCTGTCAGTCTCTGATGAGAGTGATAAGGTGACAGCACTGAGTAGAAAGAAGCACACTCACTGAaactgtccctgtcccctctctctgcaGGTGCACTGACAGAGTGCTACGATGAGCTGGGGAACCGGTACCAGCTGCCAGTCTATTGCCTGGCACCACCAATCAACATGATAGAGGAAAAGAGTGACATAGAGACTCTTGATATTCCTGAGCCACCTCCCAATTCTGGACACGAATCTCAGCTCCGTCTGCGGCTCTCCACAGGCAAAGACCTCAAGCTTGTGGTCCGCAGCACAGACACAGTGTTTCACATGAAGAGGCGCTTACATGCCACAGAGGGTGTGGAGCCAGGCAGCCAGCGATGGTTCTTCTCTGGCAGGCCTCTCACTGATAAGATgaagctggaggagctgaagatcCCCAAGGACTATGTGGTGCAGGTTATAGTGAGCCAGCCTGTGCAAACCCCAACACCAGTGGAGAACTGAGCTGGGCTAGCCTTCTTCCAAGATCCCTCGGCTCCTTTTTATTGTCACCATTTCTTACTCTAAGGCGTGAAATGTATTTTCACTGCTCTGAATTCCCTATGAATGGATTTAGTTCTGAGGAATTACCAGTGAAAAATTCCATCTGTGATGGAgaccaacaaaaataataaaacacacagagCCAGCCTCTGATACTCTTATAATTACAATTTCTAATTTGAAAGACAGTTAAGAAATAGAtaaccatttattttaaaacatttatcaaCTGTGTAATGGCTGTATTTAAATGATCTCGAATGTAAACAGACACCAGACCCATCAAAAACAGCACCAAGCACCTTTTGGACACAGAATTTTTTATGACATACatgtcaaattatttttttccagaaccACCAATAACAGTTACAAAANNNNNNNNNNNNNNNNNNNNNNNNNNNNNNNNNNNNNNNNNNNNNNNNNNNNNNNNNNNNNNNNNNNNNNNNNNNNNNNNNNNNNNNNNNNNNNNNNNNNNNNNNNNNNNNNNNNNNNNNNNNNNNNNNNNNNNNNNNNNNNNNNNNNNNNNNNNNNNNNNNNNNNNNNNNNNNNNNNNNNNNNNNNNNNNNNNNNNNNNNNNNNNNNNNNNNNNNNNNNNNNNNNNNNNNNNNNNNNNNNNNNNNNNNNNNNNNNNNNNNNNNNNNNNNNNNNNNNNNNNNNNNNNNNNNNNNNNNNNNNNNNNNNNNNNNNNNNNNNNNNNNNNNNNNNNNNNNNNNNNNNNNNNNNNNNNNNNNNNNNNNNNNNNNNNNNNNNNNNNNNNNNNNNNNNNNNNNNNNNNNNNNNNNNNNNNNNNNNNNNNNNNNNNNNNNNNNNNNNNNNNNNNNNNNNNNNNNNNNNNNNNNNNNNNNNNNNNNNNNNNNNNNNNNNNNNNNNNNNNAGTAAAACCCTCTCTGCCTGTTCCTGGGAAAACTGTGCCTATTCTAAGCCTTGGAGAAAATTCCAATTCAAAATGTTCGTGTGTGATAGCTAACTAGTGTCATCTAAACTGCATTGGTGGGAACAGATGGTAGCGCCTGGCTCTAGACTGGAGTGCTTTCACTTAACTCTGACTCCAGTCACTATGGTGGCAGGGTTCCTCCCACATGTTCCCAACAAAGGTGAATTAACCTCCATCTGCACACTGGGCTAAGGGACTGAACATAGTGAATCAGGCTCACCTTCTCTGGAGAAAGCTGCCAAGGGTTATATTTAATCTGGAGccttttaaaagctgttttttGCCAGGCATGTTGtacctgcctttaatcctgggCCTTGAGAGATAGAAAGAGGCAGATCtcagaatttgagaccagcctggaatacacagctagttctaggccagccagagctacttagtgaaactgtaaaaaaaaaaagttggttcCCTGAGAAGGGGACTACCATGTGACCACACTGTCTCTGAGAGTTTGTGAGATTTGAACAGTAGATGAAAGAAGGGTCTGTGCTTTTCTCAGTCAGGAAATACCAAACCTCCTATTCGGATATAAAATGCCATTCATAATTTTAGTGGCAGAATGAAACCTCTAAGtagtttaaaatgtaatttttaagtattaaatttCTTATAGCCTGtttaaatatatctataattATAACTTACATTTCTGAGAACTTTAACCATTTCCCTAATTCTGTTCATCATTTAGTTTGTGATTGTATCTAATTTAGATTTGGTGGTGATTGAGCTAAATtcagaaatgcacacacagcTTTAGCAACCAAGGATGCCCACATTTCCATGTGGAGGCTCTAGGGTATTCCAGTGCATCTCCCTCCCACCATCAGGAAGGTTGGTTCATTTGTCACATTGAATAGCAGTATCTCAAAGTCCGTCAGTTGGAAAAGTGGTTAAACCTATTATTTTTCTAAAGGAAATTTGATGGTGTCATGAATAACCTGATTATTAAAaggtcttgtttgtttcttgagggTTTGTCCTAAGAGATTTGTgggggcttttgttttttttgtttgtttaaattttaaaggaaCATATACTTTGAATAACAATCCTCCAGGCATGGTGAGAAAAAACCTAGGTGCTGGAAATTGTCAATAGGTTAATAACCTAGGTGAGAAAAAAAACATGGTGCTGGTAATTGTCAATAGGTCGATGTAAGATTGGATCAATACTTGATGTGTATCATTTTAGTATGTAGGGGTtttgtgcttttttaaaaaaaaaaaattcaacttttctctttgtctttgccATTATTTCTCTATACAGCGACAGACAGTCTCCCGCATCCTATAGGGAAGTGTGAAGTGTTCTCTCTAAAACCGGTAGTGACCACCAAACCTAAGCTCTGCTCCACCACGTACTGCAGGTCACTTAGAGGTgtgcctctccagcactgctgCCTT
Above is a genomic segment from Mus caroli chromosome 11, CAROLI_EIJ_v1.1, whole genome shotgun sequence containing:
- the Ubtd2 gene encoding ubiquitin domain-containing protein 2 isoform X2; this translates as MTDGQLRSKRDEFWDTAPAFEGRKEIWDALKAAAHAFESNDHELAQAIIDGANITLPHGALTECYDELGNRYQLPVYCLAPPINMIEEKSDIETLDIPEPPPNSGHESQLRLRLSTGKDLKLVVRSTDTVFHMKRRLHATEGVEPGSQRWFFSGRPLTDKMKLEELKIPKDYVVQVIVSQPVQTPTPVEN
- the Ubtd2 gene encoding ubiquitin domain-containing protein 2 isoform X1 codes for the protein MGGCVGAQHDSSGSLNENSDGTGVALGRNQPLKREKPKWKSDYPMTDGQLRSKRDEFWDTAPAFEGRKEIWDALKAAAHAFESNDHELAQAIIDGANITLPHGALTECYDELGNRYQLPVYCLAPPINMIEEKSDIETLDIPEPPPNSGHESQLRLRLSTGKDLKLVVRSTDTVFHMKRRLHATEGVEPGSQRWFFSGRPLTDKMKLEELKIPKDYVVQVIVSQPVQTPTPVEN